In Primulina eburnea isolate SZY01 chromosome 5, ASM2296580v1, whole genome shotgun sequence, a single window of DNA contains:
- the LOC140831941 gene encoding guanine nucleotide-binding protein alpha-1 subunit encodes MWSTLIDTMGLICSRQQRSQADSEEHEQTAEIERRIDQETKAEKHIQKLLLLGAGDSGKSTIFKQIKLLFQSGFDEAELKGYIPVIHANVYQTIKILHDGSKELSQTVSDSSKFTISDENKQIGEKLSEIGSRFDCPTLTKELANEIEALWKDSAIQETFSHGHELQVPDCADYFMENLERLSDSDYIPTKEDVLHARVRTTGVVEIQFSPVGENKKSGEVYRLFDVGGQRNERRKWIHLFEGVAAVIFCAAISDYDQTLFEDDNKNRMMETKELFEWVLKQPCFEKTSFMLFLNKFDLFEKKVLNVPLNVCGWFKDYQPVSTGKQEIENAYEFVKKKFEELYFQSTGPDRVDRVFKIYRTTALDQKLVKKTFKLVDETLRRRNLFEAGLL; translated from the exons ATGTGGTCTACTCTGATTGACACTATGGGGTTAATCTGCAGTAGACAGCAACGTAGTCAAGCTGATTCTGAAGAGCATGAGCAG ACTGCTGAAATAGAGAGGAGAATCGACCAAGAAACGAAGGCAGAGAAGCATATTCAGAAACTGCTACTGCTTG GTGCTGGAGATTCTGGGAAGTCCACTAttttcaagcag ATAAAACTTTTGTTTCAGAGTGGGTTTGACGAGGCTGAGCTTAAAGGATACATCCCTGTAATACATGCCAATGTTTATCAGACAATAAAA ATTTTACACGATGGATCAAAGGAACTGTCTCAAACCGTATCAGATTCCTCAAAGTTCACCATATCTGATGAAAATAAG CAAATTGGGGAGAAACTCTCAGAAATCGGTAGTAGGTTTGATTGCCCAACTCTTACCAAAGAACTTGCGAATGAGATAGAAGCTCTCTGGAAAGATAGTGCCATACAG GAAACATTTTCCCATGGCCACGAACTTCAAGTTCCAGATTGTGCAGATTATTTTATGGAAAATTTGgaaagattgtcagattcagactaCATTCCTACAAAG GAGGATGTTCTTCATGCTAGGGTTCGGACAACTGGTGTTGTGGAAATCCAGTTCAG CCCAGTTGGAGAGAACAAAAAAAGTGGTGAAGTATATCGACTCTTTGATGTCGGAGGCCAGAGAAATGAAAGAAGGAAATGGATTCATCTATTCGAGGGTGTTGCAGCTGTGATATTTTGTGCAGCTATTAGTGA TTATGATCAGACTCTCTTTGAGGATGATAACAAGAATAGGATGATGGAGACAAAAGAGCTCTTTGAGTGGGTCCTAAAGCAGCCTTGCTTCGAG AAAACTTCTTTCATGCTATTTCTCAACAAATTTGATTTATTTGAAAAGAAGGTTCTGAAC GTCCCATTGAATGTATGTGGGTGGTTCAAGGATTATCAGCCAGTTTCAACTGGAAAACAAGAAATCGAGAACGCATACGA GTTTGTGAAGAAAAAATTCGAGGAACTGTATTTCCAGAGCACGGGCCCTGACCGTGTAGATCGGGTCTTTAAGATCTATAGAACAACAGCCTTAGATCAGAAACTTGTGAAGAAGACTTTCAAGCTTGTTGATGAGACGTTGAGACGAAGAAATCTATTTGAAGCAGGTCTATTGTAA